Proteins from a single region of Runella sp. SP2:
- a CDS encoding sugar phosphate isomerase/epimerase: MESNVIPPLGVRGLIQRAVSLYSYQEEYFLKKMSLEDCIAAAAATGATGIEIVGEQSVPGCPKIPSEAFIEQWFGWMDKYKVTPVAHDMFLDYNKKKGHYWSDEEAVASFKKDILFAKALGFKIIRVIVNTTPQIIEKVLPFAEDHDIKLGIEVHAPWNINSAWMLRHWEVMERTGTKHFGFIPDMGGFTQRLPRVQVERMIRNGADPEIAKYVCEQHEKGVMAEYTVYEVSKMSNRRIDMAVAELSRHTPFVNPLSLVPHIDRIIHIHGKCLEMLEDYTEYSIPYNEVVAVLQKHGYNGYIATEYEGNRHIQDIYEVDSVEQVRRHQEMLKRLIAP, translated from the coding sequence ATGGAATCAAATGTAATTCCCCCTTTGGGGGTTAGGGGGCTTATTCAACGTGCTGTAAGCCTCTACAGCTATCAGGAAGAATATTTCCTAAAAAAAATGAGCCTTGAAGATTGCATCGCTGCGGCTGCGGCTACGGGTGCAACGGGAATTGAAATTGTAGGCGAACAAAGTGTGCCGGGCTGTCCGAAAATTCCATCAGAAGCATTCATTGAGCAATGGTTTGGGTGGATGGATAAGTACAAGGTTACGCCTGTTGCCCACGATATGTTTTTAGATTATAACAAGAAAAAAGGGCATTACTGGTCAGACGAAGAAGCGGTAGCCTCTTTCAAAAAAGACATACTCTTTGCCAAAGCCTTGGGGTTCAAAATCATTCGTGTGATTGTGAATACTACGCCGCAGATTATTGAAAAAGTATTACCTTTTGCCGAAGACCACGACATCAAATTGGGCATAGAGGTACACGCACCTTGGAATATCAATAGTGCATGGATGTTACGCCACTGGGAAGTGATGGAACGCACAGGTACAAAACACTTTGGCTTTATTCCTGATATGGGTGGTTTTACCCAACGCCTGCCTCGTGTGCAAGTAGAGCGAATGATTCGCAACGGTGCTGACCCCGAAATAGCCAAATACGTTTGCGAACAACACGAAAAAGGCGTAATGGCAGAATATACGGTTTATGAAGTATCTAAGATGAGCAATAGACGTATAGATATGGCCGTAGCAGAGCTTTCACGCCATACACCTTTTGTCAATCCGCTCAGTTTAGTGCCGCATATCGACAGAATTATACATATTCATGGCAAATGTTTAGAGATGTTGGAAGATTACACAGAGTACAGTATTCCCTACAATGAAGTAGTTGCCGTATTACAAAAACATGGCTACAATGGCTACATCGCTACCGAATACGAAGGCAATCGCCATATCCAAGATATTTATGAGGTCGATAGCGTAGAACAAGTACGCAGACATCAGGAAATGTTAAAAAGACTTATAGCCCCCTAA
- a CDS encoding MFS transporter, whose amino-acid sequence MPNTQTRAAGVPQGIIIALVSILPMMAVITLMPVVPTLRNHFKGVPYIETLAPFVISAPGLCVALFSPYAGFLTDKIGRRKLLIIFSILYGIGGILPFFVESFSALIAGRLILGIGEAFILTIANVLLGDYFDQSRRNTWLMIQSIIGPVFGFFVINGSGQLATMGWQYPFLLYAITLIIPIGAFFFIFEPQTKAPSLANVQNSSFQFSKKSLIKVFLTTFIASVLYYVYTLHFSLALDKIGISDPKEVGSITAVASLMLPLGAVMFKLLGTKSNRIQFGLMFTLIGIGLIGVGLSTTLQMAKMSAIIQQIGCGMAIPVLIAYGLRSVPVEYRGRGMGIWSSGFFLGLSTSPFIVGFVRSLTGDILKAFVVFGIICLVLVVLNFIFDKE is encoded by the coding sequence ATGCCAAACACCCAAACCCGAGCCGCAGGAGTACCCCAAGGAATCATCATTGCCTTGGTTAGTATTTTACCTATGATGGCCGTCATTACGCTTATGCCAGTTGTGCCAACGCTCCGTAATCATTTCAAAGGTGTTCCGTACATCGAAACACTGGCACCGTTTGTGATTTCCGCCCCAGGTTTGTGTGTAGCATTGTTTTCGCCCTATGCAGGTTTTTTGACGGATAAAATTGGTCGAAGAAAATTACTGATTATTTTCTCTATTCTTTACGGTATCGGCGGCATTTTGCCATTTTTTGTGGAAAGCTTTAGCGCCTTAATTGCGGGAAGGCTCATTCTCGGAATCGGAGAAGCCTTTATTTTGACTATCGCAAATGTGCTCTTAGGCGACTACTTTGACCAAAGCCGCCGCAACACTTGGTTAATGATTCAGAGTATTATTGGGCCAGTATTTGGTTTCTTTGTCATCAATGGCAGCGGGCAGCTTGCTACGATGGGTTGGCAATATCCGTTTTTGTTGTATGCCATTACCCTCATCATTCCGATTGGTGCCTTTTTCTTTATTTTCGAGCCACAAACCAAAGCCCCGTCGCTTGCCAATGTTCAAAATAGTTCTTTTCAGTTTTCAAAAAAATCGTTGATAAAAGTATTCCTTACAACTTTTATCGCCTCGGTTTTGTACTACGTTTACACCTTGCATTTTTCGTTGGCTCTGGATAAAATTGGCATCAGCGATCCAAAAGAAGTGGGAAGTATTACGGCCGTAGCGAGTTTGATGTTACCGCTTGGTGCGGTCATGTTTAAGCTATTGGGTACGAAAAGCAATAGAATTCAATTTGGACTCATGTTTACCCTCATTGGTATTGGTTTAATTGGCGTAGGGCTTTCTACTACCCTCCAAATGGCTAAAATGAGCGCTATTATTCAACAAATTGGTTGCGGAATGGCTATTCCTGTACTGATTGCCTACGGTTTACGTTCGGTGCCTGTCGAATACCGAGGGCGTGGCATGGGAATATGGAGTAGTGGGTTTTTCTTGGGGCTTTCAACCTCTCCGTTTATCGTTGGCTTTGTGAGGAGCCTGACGGGCGATATTCTAAAAGCATTTGTGGTTTTTGGAATCATTTGCTTGGTATTGGTAGTACTAAATTTCATTTTCGACAAAGAATAA
- a CDS encoding DUF6379 domain-containing protein produces MYEKYMIVPERAKKTEKGFEIGARLPYYRGVSLSMVEEIEVSLDGETLPQSDVAITVHGNTYNLEQRENETDDRWEMGEVATLSVAKAGDLSAGEHTIGLKINLRIGYMPFPSIRVFEKKVNF; encoded by the coding sequence ATGTACGAAAAATATATGATTGTGCCAGAAAGGGCAAAAAAGACCGAAAAAGGCTTTGAAATAGGAGCAAGATTGCCTTATTACAGAGGCGTTTCGCTTTCGATGGTCGAAGAAATAGAAGTTTCTTTAGATGGCGAAACTTTGCCCCAAAGTGATGTAGCTATCACGGTTCATGGCAATACCTATAACCTTGAACAACGAGAAAATGAAACGGATGACCGCTGGGAAATGGGCGAAGTAGCGACCCTTTCGGTGGCTAAAGCAGGTGATTTGTCCGCAGGTGAACACACCATTGGGCTGAAAATCAACCTCCGAATCGGCTATATGCCTTTTCCGAGTATCAGAGTTTTCGAGAAGAAAGTAAATTTTTGA
- a CDS encoding sugar phosphate isomerase/epimerase: protein MKIGISLDMVNVHHQEPNRNRYESKYYWDELYPMIATAGFRAVEIPFDPFWIFRGGSGVPFTKYCIEVKFETVAKFVAHLQANGIEKVAGIHFNPTIFMRNENLDFYFGASGYFGGESIRYAAELGCDYIAITPTPPYGLVQHYHGKYPNWEGDFMNRTIQLINGFATIAQEKGIKISLRNEYWSVLRSQDYQTFLSQLNDSIHFNIDSANLSIAGQNSTELLKNNASKIGSIYLTDTAFMDDNETWKTPLPEYPQHRATQVFKDIGLGKVDLSGFCQTLKEINYDGWAIVSNRQTREPMRALLRSRKTISELAGGSLQLGDFGIKK from the coding sequence ATGAAAATAGGAATAAGCCTCGATATGGTGAATGTGCATCACCAAGAACCCAACCGTAATCGCTACGAAAGCAAGTATTATTGGGATGAGCTATACCCCATGATAGCCACAGCAGGTTTTAGGGCTGTTGAGATTCCGTTTGACCCCTTTTGGATTTTCAGAGGTGGCTCGGGTGTGCCTTTTACCAAGTATTGTATCGAAGTAAAATTTGAAACAGTTGCCAAATTTGTGGCTCATTTGCAAGCAAACGGCATCGAAAAAGTGGCTGGGATTCATTTCAATCCTACCATTTTTATGCGTAACGAAAACCTTGATTTTTACTTTGGGGCTTCTGGCTACTTCGGAGGGGAATCCATCCGTTATGCCGCCGAATTGGGTTGCGACTACATAGCCATTACTCCCACGCCGCCTTATGGTTTGGTACAGCATTATCATGGCAAATATCCAAATTGGGAGGGCGATTTTATGAATCGTACCATTCAGTTAATCAATGGTTTTGCAACAATTGCCCAAGAAAAAGGCATCAAAATTTCGCTTAGAAATGAGTATTGGAGTGTGCTTCGTAGCCAAGATTATCAAACGTTTCTGTCGCAATTAAATGATTCAATTCATTTTAATATTGATTCGGCAAATTTGAGTATTGCAGGTCAAAATTCAACTGAATTATTGAAAAATAATGCCAGTAAAATTGGTTCAATTTATCTAACCGACACAGCATTTATGGATGATAATGAAACATGGAAAACGCCTTTGCCCGAATATCCACAACACCGTGCTACGCAGGTTTTTAAAGATATAGGTTTAGGAAAGGTTGATTTGAGCGGATTCTGTCAAACGCTCAAAGAAATCAATTATGATGGCTGGGCAATCGTGAGTAATCGCCAAACCCGTGAACCCATGCGTGCTTTGCTGAGAAGCAGAAAAACGATTTCTGAATTGGCGGGGGGGAGTCTTCAACTTGGGGATTTTGGAATCAAAAAATAA